A stretch of Triticum aestivum cultivar Chinese Spring chromosome 1D, IWGSC CS RefSeq v2.1, whole genome shotgun sequence DNA encodes these proteins:
- the LOC123161788 gene encoding putative aminoacrylate hydrolase RutD — protein sequence MVNWIQVLRKHLVARLATNAGLRQHAVAVDDAGTVINLWLPDNDDAPDRKQKQRKKHQPVVLVHGFAGDGIMTWVLQVSALANRGYDVYVPDLVHFGGSTSPLPDRSVAFQARCLAAALRKLGVGTADVVGWSYGGFVAFELAAVHPDQVRSVVASGSTVKYTSAMRDDLLRRLGWAQSLTELLVPESVGQLRLLFSNAMHMKPWFPDRLLRDFLKVMYFNQKERAEMIEDIVLGDTEAFAPVFQQSILLLWGENDNMWPIEDAECLKHKLGEKANLRRISKAGHLVQLERPCVFNRNLIEFLAHGNTRSS from the exons ATGGTGAACTGGATACAAGTGCTAAGAAAACACTTAGTCGCCCGTCTGGCGACAAACGCCGGCCTCCGGCAGCACGCCGTTGCCGTCGATGACGCGGGCACTGTCATAAACCTCTGGCTCCCTGATAATGACGATGCACCGGACAGGAAGCAGAAGCAGCGGAAGAAGCACCAGCCCGTGGTGCTCGTGCACGGCTTCGCCGGCGACGGCATTATGACGTGGGTGCTCCAGGTGAGCGCCCTCGCCAATCGTGGCTACGACGTGTACGTCCCCGACCTGGTGCACTTCGGCGGCTCCACATCGCCGTTGCCAGACCGCTCCGTGGCCTTCCAGGCACGGTGCCTTGCGGCGGCTCTACGGAAGCTTGGAGTCGGTACGGCCGACGTGGTGGGCTGGAGCTACGGCGGGTTCGTAGCATTCGAGCTGGCGGCCGTGCATCCGGACCAGGTCCGCTCCGTCGTCGCCTCCGGCAGCACCGTCAAGTACACTAGCGCCATGAGGGATGACTTGCTGAGGAGGCTTGGCTGGGCCCAATCGCTGACGGAGCTCTTGGTGCCGGAGTCGGTTGGCCAGCTCAGGTTGCTGTTCTCCAACGCCATGCACATGAAGCCGTGGTTTCCGGATCGCCTTCTCAGGGACTTTCTTAAG GTGATGTATTTCAACCAAAAGGAGAGAGCTGAGATGATAGAAGATATAGTCCTCGGGGACACAGAAGCATTTGCCCCTGTTTTTCAGCAG AGCATACTCCTGTTGTGGGGTGAAAATGACAACATGTGGCCCATAGAGGATGCTGAGTGTCTGAAACA CAAGCTAGGGGAGAAGGCGAACCTGCGACGCATAAGCAAAGCAGGGCATCTTGTACAACTGGAGAGGCCATGTGTCTTCAACCGCAACCTCATAGAGTTCCTGGCTCATGGCAACACACGCTCCTCTTGA